The Nyctibius grandis isolate bNycGra1 chromosome 29, bNycGra1.pri, whole genome shotgun sequence genome window below encodes:
- the GP9 gene encoding platelet glycoprotein IX: MNKTEFITVAGFAISLLFHTAQTEVCPPSCSCKSLGEMKGLHVDCSSRKLTEVPALPVSTKRLYLQNNSLTSVPPGALDSLRSLEEVKMSDNPWNCDCHILYLKLWLEDVSASALANIRCATPAPVRMKPLRQLTGNELGVCKRLLPIKCLEFFWRDLILIAGAIITLILVAWALKFSKKLVCQINLSQYDSRCSLLGRHTSKNHKIQ, translated from the coding sequence ATGAACAAGACAGAATTCATCACTGTTGCGGGATTTGCCATATCATTGCTGTTCCACACGGCCCAAACTGAAGTCTGTCCTCCCTCCTGCAGTTGTAAGTCACTGGGAGAAATGAAGGGCTTGCACGTAGACTGCAGCTCAAGGAAGCTGACGGAAGTGCCTGCTTTGCCCGTTAGCACCAAGAGGCTTTATCTACAGAACAACAGCCTGACCTCGGTTCCTCCCGGTGCCCTGGACAGCTTGCGCAGCCTGGAGGAAGTGAAAATGTCTGACAACCCTTGGAACTGTGACTGTCATATTCTGTATCTAAAACTCTGGCTAGAAGACGTATCTGCGTCCGCTCTTGCAAACATCAGATGCGCAACACCAGCTCCTGTGAGGATGAAGCCCTTGAGGCAGCTGACTGGGAACGAGCTGGGGGTTTGTAAGAGGCTTCTCCCAATCAAGTGTCTCGAGTTCTTTTGGCGAGACCTCATTTTAATTGCTGGAGCAATAATTACACTTATTTTAGTAGCATGGGCTCTGAAATTCTCAAAAAAGCTGGTCTGCCAAATAAACCTAAGCCAATACGACTCTAGGTGCTCACTGTTGGGGAGGCACACCTCCAAAAACCACAAGATACAATGA